The sequence GCTGGTGGCACCCGAGCTGCAGGGCGACGGTGAAGCAGCCTGACACGGCCGCCGGATGCAGAATGGGTCGGGCAGCAAGATGCTGCCCGGCCCATTCCTTTGGAAATATGGTGGCGGTTAGCTGCGGGGCCGGCGTCCGCCCAGGGCACGGCTGACGTCACCGGCCTGCTTCAAGGTGGCCCGGAGCTCCTTGGGCAGCGAGAAGAGGAGGTCTTCCTCAGCCGTGACTACTTCCTCCACGGCGCCATATCCGTAGTCGGCGAGCAACCGCAGCACGTCCTGCACCAGGACCTCGGGAACGGAGGCTCCGGAGGTAACTCCCACGGTGGCCACTCCTTCGAACCAGGCTTCGTCCACCTCGTTGGCGAAGTCCACCCGGTAGGACGCTTTGGCGCCGTATTCAAGCGCCACCTCCACCAGCCGGACGGAGTTGGATGAGTTGGCCGACCCCACCACGATCACCAGGTCGGCCTTCGGCGCGATCTTCTTGATGGCCACCTGGCGGTTGGTGGTGGCATAGCAGATGTCGTCGCTGGGCGGATCCTGCAGGGTGGGGAACCGTTCCTTGAGCAGCCGCACGGTTTCCATGGTCTCGTCCACACTCAGCGTGGTCTGCGAAAGCCAGATGACCTTCTCGGGGTCCCGGACGGTGACCTGGTCCACTTCGTGCGGGCCGTTGATGATCTGGATGTGCTCCGGCGCTTCCCCTGAGGTGCCTTCCACTTCCTCGTGGCCGTCGTGGCCGATCAGGAGGATATCGAAATCGTCCTTGGCGAAGCGGACGGCTTCCTTGTGCACCTTGGTAACCAGGGGGCACGTGGCATCAATCGTGCGCAGGCCCCGGGTTTCGGCAGATTCGACGACTGCCGGGGAAACGCCGTGGGCGGAGAAGATCACCAGGGCGCCCTCGGGCACCTCATCGGTTTCGTCCACGAAGATGGCGCCCTTCTCCTCCAGCGAGCTGACCACGTGGACGTTGTGGACGATTTGCTTGCGGACGTATACGGGCGGACCGTAGTGTTCCAGCGCCTTCTCGACGGCGATCACGGCACGGTCAACACCGGCGCAGTAACCGCGCGGAGCAGCCAGCAGTACCTTCTTGGTGCCGTTCACGGGGGCCGCAGCTGCTACTTCCTCCGGGGAGCGGCGCCTGCGCGGAATGGATGGCATCGAAAGGGATACAGCCGAGGTGGTCATGCCTCCATGCTACCGGCTGGCCCCAACCCGTTTCCGGGATGCGAACAACGTCACAATGCCGGCTGCCACCAGGACGCCGCCGGTAACGGCGGTGGTTGTGATCCATGCCTGGAAGTCTGCACCGGCGGCGGCAAGGAACTCGTCGCGGAACATGTTGGCTATCGCGTTACCGGTGTCGGTGGCCTGGGCACGGGCCGAGCCCAGCTGCAAGCCAAGCCCCCACAGCCCTGCAACCGCCAGGCCGCCAACCCCTGAGGCCAGCAGCACGGTCCAGCGGCGGCGTGCCGCCACGAGCGCCAGCAGGAATGCCACGGCCGAGCCGATGGCCAGGACGTAGCCCATCGGCGCATAGGTGGCCAGCCGTTCGGTCCATTCCCGCTGCGCGGGCTGGCCCACATTAATCAGCGTCTGTTCCGGGGGGTTGAGGGGAAGCCTTGTGGCCCGGCTGATCTCCTCTGCGCCGAGGGCTACCAAGGGGGCGACGTCGAGGGTCAGCGACGAGGCCGACGCTCCGCCCTGCGACGCCGCGGCGGGGTCGGCGAAGCTGAGGCGGTGGCTCCTGCGAAGGGTCTCCTCCCACGCTGCCGGATAGCCGGGAAGCTGGGTCAGGGACTCCGCTGCTTTCTC comes from Pseudarthrobacter sp. NIBRBAC000502770 and encodes:
- a CDS encoding 4-hydroxy-3-methylbut-2-enyl diphosphate reductase, encoding MTTSAVSLSMPSIPRRRRSPEEVAAAAPVNGTKKVLLAAPRGYCAGVDRAVIAVEKALEHYGPPVYVRKQIVHNVHVVSSLEEKGAIFVDETDEVPEGALVIFSAHGVSPAVVESAETRGLRTIDATCPLVTKVHKEAVRFAKDDFDILLIGHDGHEEVEGTSGEAPEHIQIINGPHEVDQVTVRDPEKVIWLSQTTLSVDETMETVRLLKERFPTLQDPPSDDICYATTNRQVAIKKIAPKADLVIVVGSANSSNSVRLVEVALEYGAKASYRVDFANEVDEAWFEGVATVGVTSGASVPEVLVQDVLRLLADYGYGAVEEVVTAEEDLLFSLPKELRATLKQAGDVSRALGGRRPRS